The nucleotide sequence GCCAAATACATACTCTAATTCAATTTTAAGAAAGTTAAGAGTGAGGAAACTTGGTATACAGCTCCATAACTCTTTCGATACTCCATTACCTGACGCACTGACTAATGTAATCGACTTGGAAAAACAAATTCCCACAAATATATCCTCGGCAGGACAACAATTTCTCAATATCGCGGTGTCAACTCAGAAGTCAACTCGGCACAAAAGGCGACGGAACACAACAATCGCATTTTCCGCCCGCATTTTCAGCATTCCCAACCAATTCCTCAGTCTCAGGCGAATCCCCAAAGATTTATGCTATTGTCGAAACGAAAAGTGCGGGTTGGATGAGGGGGGGATGGTGGTCTGGGGGGTCTGGGGAAAGTGCTTCTACTTGCAACTATTTATGTATTTGCTTTCAAATCAATTCCCCATCAATTTCGCGGCAAACAGCGTAAAATTCCTTGCACTGCAATTTATTTTCCTCTCCAGCGAAAACTTTTGTAAAAAGGAAAGCGGAAAAGGGAAGGGAGCGGATTGGGTGGGTGGCTGGTTGAGTAGGTCTGCTggaaaaaccaaatcaaagtGAGGAAAATTTTTGCGCGGCGCAAGTCGCAAGACAAAGCGAAAGGAGGCAAAGATGGAAAAACGAATCGCAAGAACAAACAGAATTGAACTCGAGCTGAAACTACAAGAAATTGCACTTGGCCCACGATAAATGCTCTGGATAAACCAGGCAACTGGAAATCGAGGCAGAAAGATATGGAACCCATCCAGTGGCCCCGCCAAAGAAAGTAaactttatttgtttatttatttttcatcaTGTCATTTTCAGTTGCCCCCACTTCCCTACCaacaccgccaccaccacccacatttccgttgttgtttttcttcgcttttgttgtttgttagTTAGAAGGACTCCGAAAGACAATTATGTTGTCTGTCCTATCCTCAACAACTTGATTCATTCGTCTCTGTCGCCGGCATAGCTGCTGTTTTTTCTATTTCCACTGCCTGCCTCAGTTGCTACAGTGTTTGCCGGAAAATTACAACTTCCGGTTATGGGAAATCCAACAAAAAGAAAGTTTCTCAAATTACTATAAGAAGTGACTCGCAGAAGTTTGCTCAGCGCTCATAATTAATAGCCGGCAAATAACTTTGAAGGATTTTCAAACTATTTCAgcgtatgtatatttaaatttataacatataaaacataaaacaattgTATCGATTCTAATACATTATAATTTGAAGATTCTTTGTGATATATTGTTATTCATTTTGTATATCCCTTATTTTTTCGGTGTGCCCCAGTTACTGCGATACTTTTTCTTGGCGcccttttttaatttagttttttccTCCGCAAACTTGTAGTTTGATGTAGTTTGATGACCAGGTCGAGAGAAGGCCTGCGTTTGCCGTGCTCCTTCATCCATCTTGCACTATCTGTCCCTTTGGATAAACCATAATTACTTCCTTGAACTGCAGCCTTTTTGCCCCGTTTTCCTATCTCTCTCGGCCTGTTTGTGtttacttcgtttttttttttcggaaaaGTAGGCAGCACCAGTGAAACAGCAGTGAAACAGCAGGgaaagaagaaaacaaaaaccgtTGGGCGGAAGTCCGAGATTGGCATAAGAGTGCTCCTGGGTCCTATTGCTTCCGCTTTTCCtcatttccccattttccagccacggcacttggccaaaaaccaaacttGTTGGatgaatattaattaaatgagCCTTAAGGACTGCCCGCCCATAAATGCATTTGCCGTTTGCTTTGCATTTAGCATTTAGTACTTAGCATTACTGCGCTCTtgcatttgttgttaattaattttctagAAAAATACCAGAAGGGTCGCAGGGCTGAATGAAATTATGAGAAAGATGATACACTAGGCAGTAACGCAAAAGGAAAAGGTGTCACACCAACGCATCATTCCAGGTGCTCCTTTTGTGagcgggtgtgtgtgtgagtgcgagtgttTGCGTGTGGATGGGTCACCAAACGCCCACCGCCTCTTTTCTGTGAAAAGAGCAACAGTGTTGTCACTTTTTTTCTGCGcctctttgttgttgttgttgctgctgtggcgCCTTCTTCTACTTTTGTGTGACGCCTACGCTTCTAACTGCCagctggttgttgttgttgctgttttttatAGGTGTCACCTTTCGGAAATAATCATATATGTGTCAGCGGGGAGGGGTTGGGTTGCTgtaaagggggcgtggccgtgtGGGGCCGAGTGGGCGGTTTTGGCAGCACTTCGCTTCGTTTACTTTAGCTTTTCTAGTTTTTTGCCTTACacctatatatgtatgcacattTGGTatcctccagctgctccttCTTTTTCTAGCtatctattttttttctcgcatAAAgcactcacacgcacacacagacacacacacacagatacacaatGCAGGACCGTAAAAAAATAGTAGTAGCTGCCCGAGCGCGTTTGGTTTTTCGTACGCTCTGGTTTTTACGCTCTAATTACGACTCCTACGACAGCAGCCCCCCTCCACCTCCTTTACACCTGTAATCCACCCCTCCCCTCCACCTTTTTGCACCTGATGTGCAATTGCCATGGCGGTGCTGTCTAAACAAGGCTCACTTGCTACTCCTGCCTTTCAACCCACCGCCTCCCCTCGATGCTTTCAATTTGCAATGGCTGCTGTCATTTCAGCTCAATAGCAGCTCTCTGCAGTCCTCCCAAACCAgccatgccacgcccaccaatCCCGGCCCCATTGCCCAGGTTTTAAAttgttgtttgctgttgcattttttgaaaacatttttatgccaCAAAAAAACGCTCGTAACGAACGAACAATTGCTCAAAGgctcaaaaatatatatcaccCTAAATCGCACAATCAAAAATAGTTGTTTTCACAAGCGGAGAATATGAAATAATTCCGAGGTATTCATATTCGGCACGTATGCACAAAAACATTACAAAGTCTCCTCAAATGCAAgggatttttaaatgcaaaagtgatttataaaaaaattatttaaagtcCTTAAAACGTTTCAACTCTTTAATTACAACCACAAGCGCGTTGAATGGCCTTTTCTAATTGAAGTTAATTGAATCACCTGTAAATCTTTAGCATCATATCGTTTCAACCTCTTTGACACACATCAGTAATGAATGGCTTTATGCCTTTAAACTCACTTTTCACACAGTTATTCAGTTATCTcgtacattttttaaataccttAACCGCAGTTTTTATTGCGGCCAAATGATTTTGTTGCGGCCGCCAtcgattttaaataattgcacTAATTAAATGATGCAACAGTCGTGAATGGCGAGCGTAATGCGTTTTCTCTGCACTCGCGAGGTATggcagtaaaatattttaattgcgctttatgaaaacatttagtaaatggaaattgtttttcttGACCGCTCAGCCGGAAAGTCGGCAATCATTTCAGATGTTCCGCCAGCATTGAAGATTTAAATTCCTTTTGCGAAAATTACTCCGCCAGTTCGACAAGCAACCAAACACAttaagatacagatacagatacacactCGAGGGCAGCCCCAAAGTGtgcaattaattttacaataattaaattgaaactCAACCGCACATCCAGGCATCtcgtatgtatatgtataattccttatatatacatatatcttttACTTGACTTTTTGCTGGCCAGCATGGTGTGGCATGTCCATAAACCGAAAATttgtaaatcaaaattataataaaatgcatatttaGTTAATTTCAACTTACACCGAAAACTTTACTTAATTAGACCAACTTAAAGCCGCACAAAATGTGAAGAAACTTCGATGGGCAGCGGGTTGGAAAGGGGTAAACAATGTGGtccccccccttttttttccggCAGAAACCCCCATTTTCCACTCGTATTGTGATtatttttggtgtttttttttacattttccggCTCTGTTCTctcttcaatattttttaatgaaaccataaagtttataattacCATAAAATTTACTTGTTCGGTTCGTTTTTGTCCTGAGGTGTGgacacacatgtgtgtgtgtgtgtatgcgagtgtgtgtgtgtgggtggcgAGAGGGGTCATACGGTGCagctttgtttttggccaaacgTGCGAATATTTTTGCAACTTTTGGTCCAAAGTTGCACAGGAAATGGGTCTGGCATATGGTTGCCACCGTGGCCAGAAGGACACGTGGACATTGGGACAGTGGAATAGGAGTGCCGGCCCTTAATCCCAGGACCCTATGCCCTCTCTCCCTCTCCCTCTTTTTGCCACAACTAACCCTGTGCAGAATGCGTTTGCCttggtttttgatttgtttttgttgttggtggaggagcaggagcaggagaacAGAGGCGTCTGTTCGAACGAGCCTGCTGCATGCAGATGCGAAAATATGCTTTATGTAGGCGCTGAcacagtgggcgtggctgtggTCAGGGGcggaaaattcaattcaattgtcaacagcaacagcagtaccGAACACCGAATAGCGAACACCAAGCACCGAGCATCCAACAGCTCCCAATCACCCAACACCCAGGCCAGCTCATCCTGTGGCCACAGAGCTAGGCGCCAGTTTAGAGGTTTGAGTTTGGATGCATTGCGGGCTTAGCATCATTTTTGTTGGGATCCTGGCCAGCAGAACGGTAACAGGCCAGTTCAGGCCAGGCTCACCGCTCAACTGCAGCACTCACACGTTATATAATGTGGCATCATTTTGTGGTCAGCATTTATGCAGACCATATACAATTTTTCAGGCCTTTTGTTGACATGGCCGTGTCCGTGGCCTGCACCCAACCGTTGCGGTTTATGTAGAATGAACCACTGCACTGACTTTTGACTGCAATGGAGCAGCCATTTAATGCACAAGCCATGTCAAAAGTCATCTGAGCAGGTGGCTCAAAGGGTAGCGCCGTGCCATTGAACAACTCAATATCCTTTTGGACGCAGGCCATGCACTTCCACCTcagccaccacccactttaATTGATTGTTATCATGGTAGCAAAGTGACGGGATGTGCAGAGTAATGGAGTACGGTGCAGTGGAGTGGACAGGGACAGGGGCCATTAGCagtggcaaacaaaataaactgATACCCGGGTCACGAGTCCTTTTGCCTCACTGCCGCCACATGATTATTATTTCAGTCCATTGTTTttggttattgttgttttgctAGTGGTTTTGCCATTTCAAGCATCTTTGGCTTGTCATGCGAGATACGTAGAATACGTTGAGTACTGAATACTGAATGCTGAAGCCTGAATGCTCAACGCTGACAACGGGGACATAACAACAATggtaaaatgtatattttaattgtacTCCCGAGTAAAAACATATATCAAACCAAAGCACGGctacagcaaaagcaaaaacaatgcCAGAACCATGAACTCTCCAAACTCTCGACTCTCAAGCGGAAATGGCAGACCAGAGACCAACAACAAGActagcaataataataacaagtaCATCtagcaatggcaatggcagctCCCGACCAGCTTCAGATTCAGTTGACACACTGGGAGAAAAGTGAGCTTTTAAATTAGAAAACAGAGATCGGAACAATCTAATGATTTCTATTGAAACGAAATGTCATCTTTAccaagaaatattttttttaatagtatTAGTCCCACGCCAATTGCTTGATACAtcaatttatatacatatatctcccagtagtaaaaaaaaaaataaaaatatcacaAATTCCCTATTAGCCTTGACAGAATGATATTTATAAATGGAAGCAAATTTCAATGCgtcaaaaataattatttcccTGGAGTACTTTAAATTTGAACGATGAGctagaaataaaaatgtcaatCAGATTAATGTCATGATGACATTTGCAGAtactttgatttattttcccccAGTGTAGCTGCCTCACAAATGTGAGCTCTGGGGCGCAGAGGCATCATCTGGGGGCAGAGGCAACCTCAAGTGGCGCTTAATGAAAGCGCAACAGACAACGGCAGGACCACAGGAACACGACCACACGACAACTGAGCGGGACAGGATCTGGGGTAACAGTGGGCAGGGGCAGCAGCATGGACGTGGGCAGGCAGGAACACGGACACGGACGACAAGTGTAAGAGCAGTAGATACAGGACAACTAAATAGGCGAACCGCAAAAACTCATCGTCAAGGAGCGACAGATACGGCCagggaaaagtgggaaaatagATGGGGAATCCAACTATGCAGCCATAATAAAATTCACGGGAATTGAGATGAAAGCAGTGAGCACAGTCGTCGGTAGGACCTCAAGCCGATGCTGGATCCGGAtccggaggaggaggaggagccgcTCGAACTGCGGCTGGGGCTGTCACTTAGCGCGTGACATGTGTCAAAACAAGCGGCAACCGCAGCGAGACCGTGACCAGAGCCTCCTAGCCTGCTGCACAAGTGCATCCACGGCATCGTGGGAGTGGGAGTGCTGTTAATATCCTTCCACAGCAGCGGTGAAATGGATTTGGGCGGGTGGCAGACtgaaaatgtgggcgtggtggCACTCAGTGTGCAAGTTGCCGAAGCGGAAGCAGCCTAAAACCAAAAGGAGATTGACTTTAAATTGAGAACACAAACCGCTGCAAAGCTAAAGGACTTTTACAACAAAAACGCTGAATTTACTCAGCTAAATGTTGTTATAAGAACACCTTAAAGTtaaaacttataaaaatatattgctgACCGCGTTTTCTTTACTAGCAGTTTCTTTTCCATGATATGCCATGATACATGATATATTATGCTTGGAATTCCTATTTGTAATAACATTAAAAGCTAAAATAGCTGCGCGGAACTCATAGCCTTCCGTGTTTGTCAAATATTTCCATTGCATGTTGCAAGCATTTCACTCTCTTGAATCGGACACCCCAAAGGAGTTCAAACACCCTGGAGCGAATCGCAGTTCAAGGATCGCTGGCGGGGAGCTATCGTTTGCGTGATTTACACTCCCAATTGCATGGCAATTACATGTCCATTAACATTGCCATTAACCCTTGGAGTGCCTCCTCCAACGAGAGCAGCCACTGAGATGGAGTGCAGCACAATGGCTACAATGGCCAGACCGATTAATGGTCAAGCAGGCGAGAGCTATTTATGGCCCAGGAAGAGCCCATATTACTTTGACAAGGACAAACTGTTGCCTACCCCAGCAAAGTGTCGTGCCAACCACTCCCCTCACCCGCCTCCACAGTTTTGTGTTGTAAATAATCACAAAACTCTCTCGGTCCCCGAGATAGTGTCGCACTGCGAGCCGCCCAGGCTCCTTCCGGTTTGTGTTTGTCAAATAAGCAGCTTTCCTCAAGTGCCAAGTGCCATTGACAGCAAGCCGGCGAACCGCTCCTTCTAGAAGGATGGTATCTCAACCCAAATATCCTGCTACagatgtatatgtgtgtgtgtgcggtcgCAGTGCATAATGGGATTTTGGTTTATTAATTAACCAACTTTATGTCTACTGAATAGAGAGCGGAGCACACGACCAAGATGGCTCACACCACAACTAGGAATCATTGGCCATCCTTAGTGGAATTGAATTAAGTTACACACACTCATATCGATTGCAGCCACAACATCGAGCATACGTATGCGAaatgtgcaaataaaatgcacaaaactttgatttatttccaCGTAAAACAAACATTGAAAAGGCTCAACGTCGCACTGTTCAAATACACACAGATGTGGGGCTGTAGGTATGTAATCCCAGGTAGGACCTCTCCCCCGCTTAACATCTCCATCCAGCGATCCTTTCGTCCTTTTGGTCGCTGCCTGTTTATGTGTACACATTCATTAAAATGTCGAACATCGAAAGTGCCTATTCAGgttgttgccacgcccacggcacacgcacacacacacacacacacacacacttgtaTTTGCATTGGCAacctgcaactgcaacagcaaaagcagcagcaacaacacgcaactgcatctgcatctgcatctgcaaaTAATTGTCAGCTTACTGACTCGCATTCAATgcagcaacaacggcaacCAAAATGAAACAATCACGTGCTCCGTGAGATCTATGCAAGCGTGCTATAAATGCACGTGAAAGTGGGATCCAAAGTGGGGATTTCAAATGCTGAATTCTGGTTGCAGCACCGAAAAAAGGGGGGCGGCAGCTGCGGCGGAAGTCAAACGGTATTTGTAATGAAAACAGGGGCATGTATATGCAACTCCCCGTTCGCTTCCCATCCAAAAGGGAGCTTTTTTTCCTTGCAGTTTTGGTGCATTGCCAACGCACTTCAGTATCAGGGACAGGAGGCCAGGGCAGGCGAGAGATATTTGAATTGCGCTGGTTGAGGGGCGGGTAGCGATGGGGAAAGCTGGAAAATTTTAGCTGCACATGACGCGTGATTTATGTATTTTCGTCAAATGGCAGCCAccgcagcggcagcagcagtgggACAAAGCTGCCATGAAATGCTAATGATGCCATGACTCGGATGCTTTCATAACCCACCAACGAGTGTTGCACACAACCGAACACACACACGGCTTACATTCCCTATACATATAGCCCAGTGTGCCCTGTCtccatatatgcatatgccaGCACTAACCCGGTTTTATGTCCTTTCGCCCCGCAGGATCACAAGCTGAAGCACATGGCCGAACTGCAGCAATCAGTTGTCACCGATCAGGAGACGCGTCATCAGATCC is from Drosophila melanogaster chromosome 3L and encodes:
- the CG44521 gene encoding uncharacterized protein; translated protein: MKAQQTTAGPQEHDHTTTERDRIWGNSGQGQQHGRGQAGTRTRTTSVRAVDTGQLNRRTAKTHRQGATDTAREKWENRWGIQLCSHNKIHGN